The following are encoded in a window of Rosa chinensis cultivar Old Blush chromosome 4, RchiOBHm-V2, whole genome shotgun sequence genomic DNA:
- the LOC112196640 gene encoding probable hexosyltransferase MUCI70 gives MLNNKSISIAVSDEESDELGRMRVQVRRKRKKHHHRFKNGVVRNLVRYWPLFWALVIFLGAIGLLLYEAWTIGWKSPQLNNSELAAVNNYLNRLDPITEVVRGVTQRCLPILSPEQLEHLEVPVPQDSTSPVKKLIYTTENDAPLLGRRYNTLSQEHTDATRFNLFTGNQTLDQRGEMFKVNETVTINCGFYSESGGFKISNEDNNYMKSCDIVVSTCAFGGGDDLYQPIGMSEASLQKVCFVAFWDEVTVSTQESAEHRIGEDGFIGKWRIVVVRDLPFADQRLNGKIPKMLAHRLFPHSKYSIWVDSKSQFRRDPLGVLEALLWRTNSVLAISEHGARSSIYDEAKAVVKKNKAKPEEVEVQLTQYRSDGLPEDKRFNGKKALAEASVIVRGHTPLTNMFMCLWFNEVVRFTSRDQLSFPYVLWRLKGLKNINMFPVCTRKDLVNSMGHIRKAMPLSI, from the exons ATGTTGAACAACAAGAGCATATCAATCGCAGTGTCGGATGAAGAATCTGACGAACTCGGCCGGATGCGCGTTCAAGTTCGCCGGAAGCGCAAGAAACACCACCACCGATTCAAGAACGGAGTGGTGAGGAATCTGGTCAGGTACTGGCCCCTTTTCTGGGCCCTCGTGATTTTTCTAGGAGCCATTGGTTTGCTTCTGTATGAGGCATGGACTATCGGCTGGAAATCCCCACAACTCAATAACTCAGAACTCGCTGCGGTGAACAATTATTTGAATCGGCTTGATCCTATCACTGAGGTTGTTCGTGGCGTCACGCAAC GTTGCTTGCCAATCTTATCTCCTGAACAACTTGAGCATCTGGAAGTTCCTGTGCCCCAAGATTCCACTAGTCCTGTTAAAAAATTGATATACACAACTGAGAATGATGCTCCGTTGTTAGGACGACGGTACAACACCCTGTCTCAAGAGCACACAGATGCAACAAGATTTAATTTGTTTACTGGAAATCAAACTCTAGATCAGAGAGGTGAAATGTTTAAG GTAAATGAAACTGTTACTATAAACTGTGGTTTCTACAGTGAAAGTGGTGGGTTTAAGATCTCAAATGAAGACAATAATTACATGAAAAGTTGTGACATTGTAGTCTCCACTTGTGCATTTGGTGGTGGAGATGATCTTTATCAACCCATTGGAATGTCAGAGGCATCCCTTCAGAAG GTTTGCTTTGTTGCTTTTTGGGATGAAGTTACTGTGAGTACTCAAGAGTCAGCTGAACATAGAATTGGTGAGGATGGATTTATTGGGAAATGGCGCATTGTGGTTGTAAGAGATCTCCCTTTTGCGGACCAAAGGTTAAATGGAAAAATCCCAAAG ATGTTGGCGCATCGTCTTTTTCCTCATTCAAAGTATTCCATTTGGGTAGATTCGAAGTCCCAATTTAGGAGGGACCCTTTAGGTGTGCTCGAAGCTCTTCTCTGGCGTACAAATTCTGTACTTGCAATCTCAGAACATGGAGCTCGTAGTAGCATTTATGACGAGGCGAAGGCTGTTGTCAAGAAAAACAAGGCCAAACCTGAAGAAGTTGAGGTGCAGTTGACTCAATATCGGAGTGATGGCTTGCCAGAAGACAAGCGATTCAATGGAAAGAAAG CTCTAGCGGAAGCATCTGTTATCGTGAGGGGGCATACTCCACTGACTAATATGTTTATGTGCCTCTGGTTCAACGAGGTGGTTCGTTTTACTTCTCGCGATCAGCTTAGTTTCCCGTATGTACTATGGCGGTTGAAAGGGCTCAAGAACATTAACATGTTCCCTGTATGCACCCGCAAAGATCTTGTTAATAGCATGGGCCACATTCGCAAGGCTATGCCTCTCAGTATTTGA